The DNA window TAATGTATTCCTGATTTCACAAAATACAGATTGGTTTCAAAACCTTTCATTTCTTTCTGATCGGTAGCCAATTTGTTGCTGACCTGTTCTAATAAAATATCAAAACCATCTTTAGTATTTTTCCAGTAATATCCGGAATAAGGCCAGGCATCAGTAGCCAGAGAGATGACTTTTGGTTCGCCATACTTTTTCTTAAGAGCCATCATCAAAACATCACTTTCCTTGACATTTTTGGTAACGATATAATATCCCTGAAGCAGATTGTCATTTTGATTGTTGACTAAAAACCCGATCTCACTTTTCAGAAACTTTTTTTCTTTAGGGTAATCCACTAAAAAACGGATGTCCCCATATTGATACTGATCAACTTTATAGGTGTTGTAATATGGATATCCGGTGGTCTGTTCAAGATCAATTTGCCTGGTTGCATTTTTAATGACCGACTCATTAATGATTCCCACTTTCAGATCAGACAAGTCCGTTTTTGATTGGGAAATGCAGCTATTACATAACATTATTGTGCTTATCAGTATTATCTTTTTCATATTATCCTTCTTGAATGAATGGTATCTGTGCAGATATACCTGTATATTTTTCCAGTTTTTTAATCACATCAAATTCGGGAAGTATCTCATAGGTTTTATCAAAGTCAACCAGATCTATTTTTCTGTCACTTTTCAAAATTCCTTTTTTGATATACAATCCGACACTGGCTTTTACGACAACCGTGGCTATCAAACCGTCGAATTTCACTTCCGGTCTGTAATATAAGGTTTTTTGCGTACTACTTTTCTGATCATAGACTAAACTCTGGCCAAATGTAGCAGAGGCTTTTCCGGTAGCTTTCAGCTTTCCTTCAGCATAGGCTTCTGCAATAATGACAACGAATTTTGCCTTTACTTCAATACCTGCATCCAATTCAATACCAATTTTGGTTGTTAACTTCCCGTCTCCTCCGCCTGCATCGGAATTGGTATTAAAATTCAGTTTGGTCTGCCCTGAAATTTTTCCGAAAACTTTTAAATCCATGTACATATTTAAAGTAATCGGATGATCATCATCGGCCAGCCATGCTCTCACCTCGTTCAGAACCTGCTTGGCTGCAAGATTGGCTGTTCCTCCACTCACCACTCCTACTCCGGCCTGTATCAACATGTCCAGAAGATCTACTGTGATATCGATACCAATAATAGGATCTGCTTTAAAATATAATTCCATGGCGGTTCCAATGGTTGGAAGCGGCTTTCTATTTTTTTGTCCTCTTTCCAATTGCCATTCTCCGCCGAAGCAGAAATTGGGTGGTTTCATTTCTATGGTTAAAGGAAGTTTGCTGGTAAAACTATTCTTTCTGATCTTTCCTTTGGTCTGGTCTGTTACACCTTTTGAAAACTCTTTCAATGAGCTGAATACCTTGTAAAACCATTTAATTTTATCTTCGAACTTAAAAGTGGCATCAAAATGACCGTTATATTTATCATTGCCCACTCTGTCCCAATTGGCTTCCATGGTTACTCCAAAATCTACAGCCGTATTCTTATTGCTTTTTTCATTTCCAATTTTTCCGGCTTTGCTTTGCATCTCCTGGTGTTTTTTCGGAGTCAGGTTTTGCCATTTAACACTCAGTTCATTGCTTAAATTCAGAAAGAAATGAAAATCCCATTTGATATCGGGAAAAACGTTGATTAAAGCTGTTGTTTTGCTTGTATTGCTATAAAATCTACAGCTGTGAGCATGCAAATGAATTTTGTTTGGGGTTGTCCATTCCGGCCAGATATACTGTAACGGAAGCGCATTGAATCTGGATAAATCGGAATATACCTGATAATTAAAAGATGGTGGAGCAAATTTTCTTTCTTTATCTCCCGCATCAATGACCTGACCTATATCCACCAGTCTTATTTCCCTGGCATGAAGTGCCTTATTTCTGAAACAGGCCTTAGTGTCAAAGTCTGTCACTTCAATGGTAACATTTCTTTTGGTAGTAGCAGTGGGACCTATGGTGTGGTAAATGATCGTATTGGCATCGTGTGGGAAATAATCAAAATAAATATCTACCCTACGGTTGTTCTTGTAGTCTTTTTCGTCTTTATATTTAATGTTATCAGCTCCTTTTTTATCATCGGTGGCATTTACTTCTCCTTTTCCCAGTGATTTGATTCGCTTGGGATCTAATCCGCCGTCTGTAAAGAATTTCTTTACAATGTCAGATCTTTTTTGGGATAAGGTTTTATTGTACTCCATTTTACCGATTACACAGGCATATCCGTCTACAGTAATTGTGGAATGCTGGTGTTCTAATAAAAAACGAAGGATATTATTCAATTTTGTTTC is part of the Chryseobacterium lactis genome and encodes:
- a CDS encoding OmpA family protein, whose amino-acid sequence is MANKGIKKIDIAPRADNAKIIVNSGDFIGVEPGKPIRFTVSEWYPGTPEADKKKEVVWIRQKSSRKTVIEQLRRPAGYVFEYKFTKKECGILSYYVEASLGGKPDTINKVGKYIFGFCPPRIVDSRWSAKEGGPDVRKDFYFSYGHIIYLYLGTEGLNGKKDLRVEIYRRIRYGGGSKDDLLLRTIDDVEVNDGEINLMVQNTSQWKSTIKDIKNIEELYVKVKDTKSGKYIVDDNNDDIHARFLRIRNELVAQAPKQPQNVVPTKVYMPDKNIERYEPCKFEMINITDITFDKKGEVKTPITIFDNGKGVKNTAAKETIHSTIFYEFNSAIIEGDGETKLNNILRFLLEHQHSTITVDGYACVIGKMEYNKTLSQKRSDIVKKFFTDGGLDPKRIKSLGKGEVNATDDKKGADNIKYKDEKDYKNNRRVDIYFDYFPHDANTIIYHTIGPTATTKRNVTIEVTDFDTKACFRNKALHAREIRLVDIGQVIDAGDKERKFAPPSFNYQVYSDLSRFNALPLQYIWPEWTTPNKIHLHAHSCRFYSNTSKTTALINVFPDIKWDFHFFLNLSNELSVKWQNLTPKKHQEMQSKAGKIGNEKSNKNTAVDFGVTMEANWDRVGNDKYNGHFDATFKFEDKIKWFYKVFSSLKEFSKGVTDQTKGKIRKNSFTSKLPLTIEMKPPNFCFGGEWQLERGQKNRKPLPTIGTAMELYFKADPIIGIDITVDLLDMLIQAGVGVVSGGTANLAAKQVLNEVRAWLADDDHPITLNMYMDLKVFGKISGQTKLNFNTNSDAGGGDGKLTTKIGIELDAGIEVKAKFVVIIAEAYAEGKLKATGKASATFGQSLVYDQKSSTQKTLYYRPEVKFDGLIATVVVKASVGLYIKKGILKSDRKIDLVDFDKTYEILPEFDVIKKLEKYTGISAQIPFIQEG